The genomic window CAGCCCCGGCTGTCCACATACTGGTTGCCTGAAAACCCGGATGGCGGCAGTTCAGACGGGCCGCCGATATCCGCCACGCTTTGCGCCAAAACCGGGCCTGACCCGCCGACAGAAAAGGCCAGCGCCATGCAGACCGGCACCACAAATGACAGAACACGCATCATGAATCCCCCAGATTCCTATTGGAAACTGTGCCGGAGGATTGTTTTCAAGTAAAGAACGGAAAACGCCTATTTGGTGCCGAACATCCGATCGCCCGCATCCCCTAGACCCGGAACGATATATCCCTTCTCATTCAGATGGCTATCCAGCGCCGCTGTGACGATGGGCACATCCGGGTGCGCCTCTTTCATCCGGGCCACACCTTCGGGCGCGGCCAGCAGGCAGAGAAAGCGGATATTCGTGGCCCCTGCTTCTTTCAGAAGGTCAATTGCGGCGGCAGAGGAATTGCCCGTGGCCAGCATCGGATCGACCGCAATCACCAGCCGGTCCTCCAATTCCGTGGGAACCTTGAAATAATACTGCACCGGTTGCAGCGTTTCCTCATCCCGGTAGAGCCCGACAAACCCCACACGGGCCGAGGGGATCAGTTCCAGAATGCCGTCAAGCAACCCGTTGCCCGCCCGCAGGATCGAGACCAGCGCCAGTTTCTTGCCCGCCAGAACCGGCGCCTCCATAACCTCAAGCGGCGTGTCGATGGCTTTGGTTGTCATCGGCAGGCCGCGGGTCACCTCATAGGCCAGCAACAGGCTGATCTCGCGCAGCAATTGCCGGAACACGGCGGTGGAGGTCCCCACCTCGCGCATCAGCGACAATTTATGCTGCACCAGCGGGTGATCAACGATG from Rhodophyticola sp. CCM32 includes these protein-coding regions:
- the upp gene encoding uracil phosphoribosyltransferase, with the protein product MSAHLTIVDHPLVQHKLSLMREVGTSTAVFRQLLREISLLLAYEVTRGLPMTTKAIDTPLEVMEAPVLAGKKLALVSILRAGNGLLDGILELIPSARVGFVGLYRDEETLQPVQYYFKVPTELEDRLVIAVDPMLATGNSSAAAIDLLKEAGATNIRFLCLLAAPEGVARMKEAHPDVPIVTAALDSHLNEKGYIVPGLGDAGDRMFGTK